One window of the Thermomicrobiales bacterium genome contains the following:
- the atpB gene encoding F0F1 ATP synthase subunit A: MEVHVSVKAESLWSADLGPLGTLNITNSFLQMVIVMAVIIIVGALIARKATLIPGRAQSIFEMVADFLLSLVEGAAGRQVGRKIFPLIGSLFIFIILANYSGLLPGVGTIQCKSLCGWSESNETSAMVASAQHPGDGVVTLASTKAEHEPAPPLLRAPNADLNMTLAMALIAFVSVQIAGIAAHGFGGRIKHMADPPFMFPIEVISEVSRIISLSFRLFGNIFAGEVLVGVMISMSAAILEKTKWLVVIMFGLPTIFLLLEVLFGFIQALIFALLTLVYIALATAGSDEHGHVHEPGEEPHRAAVPATSAGD; the protein is encoded by the coding sequence GTGGAAGTCCACGTCTCGGTTAAGGCGGAATCGCTCTGGTCTGCTGACCTCGGGCCACTCGGCACGCTCAACATCACGAACTCTTTCCTCCAGATGGTCATCGTCATGGCGGTGATCATCATCGTCGGCGCGCTGATCGCCCGGAAAGCCACCCTGATCCCCGGTCGCGCGCAGAGCATTTTCGAGATGGTCGCTGACTTCCTGCTCAGTCTGGTGGAGGGCGCGGCCGGCCGGCAGGTTGGCCGGAAGATCTTCCCGCTGATCGGCTCACTCTTCATCTTCATCATTCTCGCGAATTACTCCGGCCTGCTGCCGGGCGTCGGCACGATCCAGTGCAAGAGCCTGTGTGGCTGGTCGGAAAGCAACGAAACATCGGCGATGGTCGCCTCGGCCCAACACCCCGGCGACGGCGTTGTGACGCTGGCCTCGACGAAGGCCGAGCACGAGCCTGCGCCCCCGCTGCTGCGCGCGCCGAACGCGGACCTGAACATGACTCTGGCGATGGCGCTGATCGCGTTCGTCTCAGTCCAGATCGCTGGCATCGCAGCGCATGGCTTTGGTGGGCGCATCAAGCACATGGCCGATCCGCCGTTCATGTTCCCGATCGAAGTGATCTCCGAGGTCTCGCGCATTATCTCGCTCTCGTTCCGTCTCTTTGGCAACATCTTCGCGGGCGAGGTGCTCGTCGGGGTCATGATCTCCATGTCCGCGGCGATCCTCGAGAAGACGAAGTGGCTGGTCGTCATCATGTTCGGCCTGCCGACGATCTTCCTCTTGCTCGAGGTTCTCTTTGGCTTCATTCAGGCGCTGATCTTCGCGCTGCTGACGCTGGTCTACATTGCGCTGGCAACAGCGGGGAGTGACGAGCACGGGCACGTACACGAGCCTGGTGAGGAGCCGCATCGAGCGGCAGTCCCCGCGACGAGCGCGGGTGACTAG
- a CDS encoding CTP synthase: MPKYIFVTGGVVSSVGKGISTASIGRLLKARGLSVAIMKLDPYLNVDPGTMSPYQHGEVFVTEDGAEADLDLGHYERFTDENVSRGSNITTGQVYSSVIAKERRGDYLGGTIQVIPHITNEIKDRIHHLARQHQPDVVIVEVGGTVGDIESQPFLEAIRQMRKDEGRRNVLYMHVTLLPRVGATGEMKTKPTQHSVRELRAAGIQPDVIIVRADSEVTPDIVSKIALFCDVDEDAVIPLETAETIYEVPLMLEAAGLGDYLSQHFSWPSEPDLAEWTDLVEHIKTPRKRLEIALVGKYVELHDAYMSVAEALTHAGLANDVAVDIRWVNSEQLTEAELREQLSHSAGIVVPGGFGSRGIEGKVLAARYAREEHVPYLGLCYGLHMAAIDVARNVLGLADANSTEIDPATRNPVIDLMPDQKDVEMGGTMRLGAWPCKLVPGTRAAAAYGTDLVTERHRHRYEINNAYRDALEEGGLIISGESPDGRLAEIMELIDHPWFVGVQFHPELKSRPTRPHPLFRDFVAAATKILREGEQRPLPIERSEPREAHSVYD, translated from the coding sequence GTGCCCAAGTATATTTTCGTCACGGGTGGCGTCGTGTCGTCGGTCGGCAAGGGCATCTCGACGGCCTCGATCGGCAGATTATTGAAGGCGCGCGGTCTGAGCGTCGCCATTATGAAGCTTGACCCGTACCTCAACGTCGATCCAGGAACGATGTCTCCGTATCAGCATGGCGAGGTGTTCGTCACCGAGGATGGCGCTGAGGCGGATCTCGACCTCGGCCATTACGAGCGCTTCACCGACGAGAACGTCTCGCGCGGGTCGAACATCACGACCGGCCAGGTCTACTCCTCGGTCATTGCCAAGGAGCGTCGTGGCGACTATCTCGGCGGCACAATCCAGGTCATCCCGCATATCACCAACGAGATCAAGGATCGCATCCACCACCTCGCCCGCCAGCACCAGCCGGACGTCGTCATTGTCGAGGTGGGTGGCACCGTCGGCGATATCGAGTCGCAGCCCTTTCTGGAAGCGATTCGACAGATGCGCAAGGACGAGGGCCGGCGCAACGTCCTCTATATGCACGTCACCCTGCTGCCTCGTGTCGGCGCAACCGGGGAGATGAAGACCAAGCCGACGCAGCATTCGGTCCGCGAGCTGCGAGCGGCCGGTATCCAGCCGGATGTCATCATCGTGCGCGCAGATAGCGAGGTGACACCCGACATCGTCTCCAAGATCGCCCTCTTCTGCGACGTGGACGAGGACGCAGTCATCCCGCTCGAGACGGCGGAGACGATCTATGAGGTGCCGCTGATGCTGGAGGCGGCCGGACTGGGCGACTACCTGTCCCAGCACTTCTCCTGGCCCTCCGAGCCAGATCTCGCCGAGTGGACCGATCTGGTCGAGCACATCAAGACGCCGCGGAAGCGGCTGGAGATTGCCCTCGTCGGGAAGTACGTCGAGCTGCACGATGCCTACATGAGCGTCGCCGAGGCGCTGACGCACGCCGGGCTGGCCAACGATGTCGCAGTCGACATTCGGTGGGTGAACTCCGAGCAGCTTACCGAGGCGGAATTGCGCGAGCAGCTCAGCCACAGCGCCGGGATCGTCGTCCCTGGCGGCTTCGGGTCGCGCGGGATCGAAGGCAAGGTGCTGGCGGCGCGCTATGCCCGCGAGGAGCACGTGCCCTATCTCGGGCTGTGCTACGGGCTCCATATGGCGGCGATCGATGTCGCCCGCAACGTGCTGGGCCTGGCCGACGCAAACTCGACCGAGATCGACCCGGCGACCCGCAACCCGGTCATCGACCTCATGCCCGATCAGAAGGATGTCGAGATGGGCGGCACAATGCGGCTCGGCGCATGGCCCTGCAAGCTGGTCCCCGGCACCCGCGCAGCGGCAGCCTACGGAACCGACCTGGTTACCGAGCGTCACCGCCATCGCTACGAGATCAACAACGCCTATCGCGACGCGCTGGAGGAGGGTGGGCTGATCATCTCCGGCGAGTCGCCGGATGGCCGGCTGGCCGAGATCATGGAGCTGATCGATCACCCATGGTTCGTCGGTGTCCAGTTCCATCCCGAGCTCAAATCACGGCCGACCAGGCCGCACCCGCTGTTCCGCGACTTTGTCGCCGCCGCGACGAAGATCCTGCGTGAGGGCGAGCAGCGGCCGTTGCCGATTGAGCGATCCGAGCCGCGCGAAGCGCATTCCGTTTACGATTGA
- a CDS encoding MBL fold metallo-hydrolase, translating to MAEIKWFGHACFRIRSRDATILTDPVPRSFGYKVEKQKVDIVTFSHAHPGHTALEIVANEPKIVDGPGEYEMNDVFITGVRTYHDDKRGAELGRNTAYLFEIEDLVVLHLGDLGHQPGEDEIEKFSAADIVIIPVGGGPVLDAKQAVEVINLLDAKIVIPMQYRTPNGDAQRDPLEKFLAEMGAAAATPRDKLVVRASDLGESPEVVILSL from the coding sequence ATGGCTGAGATCAAGTGGTTTGGCCACGCCTGTTTCCGTATTCGGTCGCGAGATGCGACCATCCTGACCGACCCGGTCCCGCGCTCCTTTGGCTACAAGGTCGAGAAGCAGAAGGTCGACATCGTCACCTTCTCTCATGCGCACCCCGGGCACACCGCGCTCGAAATCGTTGCCAACGAGCCGAAGATCGTCGATGGACCCGGCGAATACGAGATGAACGATGTGTTCATCACCGGCGTTCGCACGTATCACGACGATAAGCGCGGCGCAGAGCTCGGGCGGAACACGGCCTATCTGTTTGAGATTGAGGACCTCGTCGTCCTTCATCTCGGTGACCTTGGCCACCAGCCCGGTGAGGACGAAATCGAAAAGTTCAGCGCGGCCGATATCGTCATCATCCCAGTCGGCGGCGGCCCGGTTCTGGACGCCAAGCAGGCTGTTGAGGTCATCAATTTGCTGGATGCGAAGATCGTTATCCCGATGCAATACCGCACGCCGAATGGCGATGCGCAACGAGACCCGCTGGAAAAGTTTCTGGCGGAGATGGGAGCTGCTGCGGCTACCCCTCGAGATAAGCTCGTCGTCCGGGCGAGCGATCTCGGCGAGTCGCCAGAAGTGGTCATCCTGAGCCTGTAG
- a CDS encoding regulatory protein RecX, translating into MRRDTTGQRRQPREERPIAAGTITQVQATQRDPERVSVFIDGVFALALPAIVAVQRGLRSGVELDEAAVRELEGLAEAERATEAALTFVAYRPRSEREVRDRLRRREFAPSAIDAAVEKLRGWNYLDDRAFAEYWVENRAEHSPRGRRALEAELRAKGVDRNVTGDVLEEIDLGEEDAALALARKRLPRLSALDEPTQRRRLAAFLGRRGYGWDVIRPVLDRLYGPGDDGGEGEESE; encoded by the coding sequence ATGCGACGAGACACGACGGGACAGCGCCGGCAACCGCGCGAGGAACGCCCGATCGCAGCCGGCACGATCACTCAGGTGCAGGCGACTCAGCGCGATCCGGAGCGGGTGAGCGTCTTCATCGACGGCGTATTCGCCCTCGCCTTGCCGGCCATCGTCGCGGTCCAGCGCGGGCTGCGGAGCGGGGTCGAGCTGGACGAGGCAGCGGTTCGTGAGCTGGAGGGGCTGGCCGAGGCGGAGCGAGCGACCGAAGCGGCGCTTACCTTCGTCGCCTACCGACCGCGCTCCGAGCGCGAGGTGCGTGACCGGCTGCGGCGGCGCGAGTTCGCCCCGTCCGCGATCGACGCGGCGGTCGAGAAGCTGCGTGGCTGGAACTACCTCGACGATCGCGCCTTCGCCGAATACTGGGTCGAGAACCGCGCCGAGCACTCGCCGCGTGGCCGGCGTGCGCTGGAGGCCGAGCTGAGGGCCAAGGGAGTCGACCGCAACGTGACCGGCGACGTGCTGGAGGAGATCGACCTCGGCGAGGAGGACGCAGCGCTGGCGCTGGCCCGCAAACGCCTGCCGCGCCTGTCCGCGCTCGACGAGCCGACCCAGCGCCGTCGCCTAGCCGCCTTCCTCGGCCGCCGTGGCTACGGGTGGGACGTCATCCGCCCGGTACTGGATCGACTGTATGGACCAGGGGACGATGGCGGCGAGGGCGAGGAGTCTGAATAG
- a CDS encoding LuxR C-terminal-related transcriptional regulator — protein sequence MIRLPESLAQNLPASRTPIVGRDDELAAIHQTLVDGRYRLVTLTGVGGCGKTRLATTVAAAIHPVLADGVWFVDLASISDEALLADTIAAALELPLLVDGATVDAVIVFLRRRAALLVLDNCEHLIDGCAVLVEQLLTACPHLRVLATSREPLQIPGERQRRIGPLTLPDPAGGMELNEAADSPAVQLFVERAQDGAPDFHLTADNASVVAAICIRLDGIPLALELAAARVRMLSVEQILARLDEMFQLRSGSSRTAPTRQQTLRATLDWSYDLLTPGEQVVFRRLSVFASGCDIEAAEAVGVGDEINAAVDRDEVVDLITRLVDKSLIGVHQRPPTAWYRMLEPVRQYGIQRLTAAAETDAALARHAAYYLDLALRAEPELSGPSQVEWLERLEGERDNLRNALLWAAEHDKADMALRMAVALFHFWEARDYLTEGRGWLEQAIQASRSSNSAESRDLRVKALRCAGRLAHQQRDLSAAESFHSESLGLARELNDQLGIAAALSELAMEARLAGRLEQSTALAEESLTLCDEIGDHATTAYALLESGITWKDRDDLAQARQYLNESLAMYQTLGDVRFIAITQAMLGLTALKANEPASAEQHLRSAIAGHHRLGNRWFVIYDLQWLATAILARGEPRQAALLLGAAHGLGDALGEVITPIGGANAAALAAQARVALGDTTFAAARGEGLLMSREQAVATALAAPDTHEKPVRSISGSPADDTRLTRRELQVASLLARGYRDRQIADELSISVATVGVHVHRVLGKLGIRSRWQVGEALADTSQRQQTTQT from the coding sequence ATGATCAGACTACCGGAGAGTCTCGCGCAGAATTTGCCCGCATCGCGAACCCCGATCGTCGGGCGAGATGATGAGCTCGCCGCCATTCACCAGACGCTGGTAGATGGTCGCTATCGGCTGGTGACACTGACCGGCGTCGGAGGTTGCGGCAAGACGCGACTAGCAACCACCGTTGCCGCCGCGATTCACCCCGTCCTCGCCGATGGCGTCTGGTTTGTGGACCTGGCCAGCATCAGTGATGAGGCGCTTCTCGCCGATACGATCGCCGCGGCGCTTGAGCTTCCCTTGCTCGTCGATGGCGCTACCGTCGACGCAGTGATCGTCTTTCTCCGCCGGCGAGCAGCGCTCCTCGTGCTGGACAATTGCGAGCATCTGATCGATGGGTGCGCGGTCCTGGTCGAGCAACTGCTGACCGCCTGTCCCCATCTGCGGGTGCTGGCGACCAGCCGCGAGCCACTGCAAATACCAGGCGAGCGACAACGGCGCATCGGCCCGCTCACTCTCCCCGATCCTGCAGGTGGCATGGAGCTGAATGAGGCGGCTGACTCGCCCGCCGTACAACTGTTCGTCGAGCGCGCGCAGGATGGCGCGCCTGACTTCCATCTGACCGCCGACAACGCCTCGGTCGTGGCCGCGATCTGCATCCGGCTGGATGGCATCCCGCTCGCGCTCGAGCTGGCCGCGGCTCGCGTTCGGATGCTGTCCGTCGAGCAGATCCTCGCGCGACTGGACGAGATGTTCCAGCTGCGATCCGGCAGCAGCCGCACCGCCCCGACTCGCCAGCAAACGCTGCGTGCGACGCTCGACTGGAGCTACGACCTGCTGACGCCGGGCGAGCAGGTTGTCTTCCGGCGGCTTTCGGTCTTCGCCAGTGGCTGCGACATCGAGGCAGCCGAAGCGGTCGGCGTTGGTGATGAGATCAATGCTGCCGTCGACCGGGACGAGGTCGTCGATCTCATCACCAGACTGGTGGACAAGTCACTCATCGGTGTCCACCAACGCCCACCCACCGCGTGGTATCGCATGCTCGAGCCAGTGCGACAGTATGGCATTCAGCGGCTCACGGCAGCCGCCGAGACGGACGCCGCGCTTGCCAGACACGCCGCCTACTATCTCGACCTCGCGCTACGCGCCGAACCAGAGCTCAGCGGGCCGAGCCAGGTCGAATGGCTGGAGCGGCTGGAGGGTGAGCGGGACAATCTCCGGAACGCGCTCCTCTGGGCAGCCGAGCACGACAAGGCCGATATGGCACTGCGCATGGCAGTGGCGCTCTTCCATTTCTGGGAAGCTCGCGACTATCTGACCGAAGGTCGCGGGTGGCTGGAGCAGGCGATCCAGGCATCCCGGTCGAGCAACAGCGCCGAGTCGCGCGACCTTCGCGTGAAGGCGCTGCGTTGCGCCGGCCGGCTCGCACACCAGCAACGCGATCTGAGCGCGGCGGAGTCATTCCACTCGGAAAGCCTCGGCCTCGCGCGGGAACTGAATGACCAGCTCGGCATCGCGGCGGCATTGAGCGAGCTGGCGATGGAGGCTCGCCTCGCCGGGCGGCTGGAACAATCGACCGCGCTCGCCGAGGAGAGTCTGACCCTCTGCGACGAGATCGGGGATCACGCCACAACCGCCTACGCGCTCCTCGAAAGCGGAATCACCTGGAAAGACCGTGACGATCTTGCTCAGGCGCGTCAATATCTCAACGAAAGCCTGGCGATGTACCAGACGCTCGGCGATGTGCGGTTCATCGCCATCACCCAGGCGATGCTCGGGCTGACGGCCCTCAAAGCCAACGAGCCAGCCAGCGCCGAACAGCATCTACGGAGCGCAATTGCCGGCCACCATCGCCTTGGCAACCGCTGGTTTGTGATTTACGACCTGCAGTGGCTTGCCACCGCCATCCTCGCGCGCGGCGAACCGCGCCAGGCGGCGCTGCTCCTCGGCGCGGCCCACGGTCTCGGCGACGCACTCGGTGAGGTGATCACGCCGATCGGCGGCGCGAACGCCGCGGCTCTGGCCGCACAGGCCCGGGTCGCGCTCGGTGACACCACGTTCGCCGCGGCGAGGGGCGAGGGGCTGCTGATGTCACGCGAGCAGGCCGTCGCGACGGCGCTGGCCGCGCCCGACACGCACGAGAAACCGGTTCGTTCGATATCCGGGTCCCCCGCCGACGATACGCGACTGACGCGCCGCGAACTCCAGGTGGCGTCTCTGCTTGCGCGCGGCTACCGTGACCGGCAGATCGCCGACGAGCTGAGTATTTCCGTCGCCACGGTCGGCGTCCACGTCCATCGGGTGCTGGGGAAGCTCGGCATTCGATCGCGCTGGCAGGTAGGCGAAGCACTGGCCGACACCAGCCAGCGCCAGCAGACGACTCAGACATAG
- a CDS encoding glycine-rich protein yields MKHHTAVGRRVWQIEVLVGLLLALAPMLSMVPAGVARAAIDNCIDNGTTVTCTFDYTGDTQTWDVPAEVTQATFDVYGASGGVAGAVSGGSGGRATATITLSPGAEITIVVGGEGESAANPGGDVCGKASTAGGFSGGGNSGISTSTPPCPGGGGGGASDIRIGGTDLAHRVLVAGGGGGAANWNVYGGQSTGGAGGGLIGGPGLSALESGFGGQGGNQDCSAGSGQAGVGSAGADANVNSFYKLSGGGGGGGWCGGQGGRVSSYKSAGGGGGGSGYGPAGVVFETGVQTGDGKVIITYTMPDTTPPTTTATFSNGYVSGAWTNQPVTVTLSAVDNTGGSGVAKTYYAINNPACDKTHVAGCTIYSAPFTVGASGGDGTTTIIFFSVDVAGNVETPQTTVVSLDFTAPVANPTTSGPLGQNGWHIGDVTVTWHWSDESSGIDATQCPATGGASQDGATTITGGCHDKAGNVGSASVTVGIDRTPPTVTYGGNAGVYGVDQQVTITCLAADATSGVATTTCQGISGPAWSFGLGSHSYSATATDKAGNVGSGSTTFTVGVTYDSLRALTRQFVTNPWMSSTLTYQLSGAEWAEQRHVTRLQSQYLDIYKTMVWSMRGHGLTTQQAQLLIALANTL; encoded by the coding sequence ATGAAGCACCATACGGCTGTCGGTCGACGCGTCTGGCAGATCGAGGTCCTCGTCGGGCTCCTGCTGGCCCTCGCGCCGATGCTCAGCATGGTTCCGGCCGGCGTAGCGCGGGCAGCGATCGACAACTGCATCGACAACGGAACGACCGTCACCTGCACGTTCGACTACACCGGCGATACGCAGACATGGGACGTGCCGGCAGAGGTTACCCAGGCGACGTTCGACGTCTACGGCGCGAGCGGCGGAGTAGCGGGCGCCGTCTCGGGGGGATCAGGTGGCCGCGCGACGGCGACGATCACGCTTTCACCCGGCGCCGAAATCACGATCGTGGTCGGTGGCGAGGGTGAAAGCGCCGCGAATCCAGGCGGGGACGTCTGTGGCAAGGCATCGACCGCCGGTGGATTTAGCGGTGGTGGCAACAGTGGCATTTCCACGAGCACACCTCCATGCCCCGGTGGGGGCGGCGGTGGCGCTTCGGATATCCGGATTGGTGGGACAGACCTGGCGCATCGTGTCCTCGTCGCTGGTGGAGGTGGTGGCGCGGCAAACTGGAATGTCTATGGAGGCCAGTCCACCGGTGGCGCTGGCGGCGGGCTGATCGGCGGCCCCGGCTTGTCAGCACTGGAATCCGGATTTGGTGGCCAGGGCGGGAATCAGGACTGCAGCGCGGGCAGCGGTCAGGCAGGTGTCGGCAGTGCCGGCGCAGATGCGAACGTCAATTCGTTCTACAAGCTCAGCGGCGGGGGCGGGGGCGGCGGCTGGTGCGGTGGTCAGGGTGGCAGAGTCAGCAGCTACAAGTCAGCGGGCGGCGGTGGCGGCGGCAGTGGTTACGGGCCGGCCGGCGTCGTCTTCGAGACCGGCGTCCAGACCGGAGATGGCAAGGTCATCATCACCTACACGATGCCAGACACCACACCACCGACGACGACCGCAACCTTCAGCAACGGTTACGTCTCCGGCGCCTGGACTAATCAGCCAGTCACCGTAACGTTGAGCGCGGTCGACAACACAGGCGGCAGCGGCGTCGCGAAGACCTACTATGCGATCAACAACCCTGCATGCGACAAGACACACGTCGCGGGATGCACTATCTACTCCGCGCCCTTCACGGTCGGCGCGAGTGGTGGCGACGGCACGACAACGATCATCTTCTTCAGCGTCGATGTCGCCGGCAACGTTGAAACCCCGCAGACGACGGTCGTCTCGCTGGATTTCACAGCCCCTGTCGCCAATCCGACGACCAGCGGTCCGCTCGGCCAGAACGGCTGGCACATCGGTGATGTCACCGTCACCTGGCACTGGAGCGACGAGTCTTCGGGAATTGACGCAACCCAGTGCCCGGCCACCGGCGGCGCTAGCCAGGATGGCGCCACGACCATCACTGGCGGCTGTCACGACAAGGCCGGGAATGTCGGCTCAGCCTCAGTCACGGTTGGCATCGACCGAACACCGCCAACTGTGACCTACGGCGGCAACGCTGGCGTCTACGGCGTCGATCAGCAGGTGACGATCACCTGCCTGGCTGCCGACGCGACCTCGGGAGTCGCCACGACAACCTGCCAGGGAATCAGCGGCCCGGCATGGTCCTTCGGCCTCGGTTCGCACAGCTATTCCGCGACGGCAACCGACAAGGCAGGGAATGTCGGCAGCGGCTCGACGACATTTACGGTCGGCGTGACCTACGACAGCCTGCGCGCGCTCACTCGACAATTCGTCACGAATCCGTGGATGAGCTCCACGCTCACCTATCAGCTCTCTGGCGCTGAATGGGCCGAGCAACGCCACGTCACGCGACTGCAATCCCAGTATCTGGACATCTACAAGACGATGGTCTGGAGCATGCGCGGGCACGGTCTCACGACTCAGCAGGCCCAGCTGCTGATCGCTCTGGCCAACACGCTATAA
- a CDS encoding MFS transporter — translation MSVAPSTTAPTTSVLRNRPLITLFLGHMTIDLYAGLLPVLFPVLSRKYGLDLATVGLVALAYSGVGSVSQPLFGWLADRYGTRLTGVALVWTAVMFSAIAAASSFWMIVALAGAAGLGSGAFHPFGALNANAVIDDRRRNSAMSVYASGGTIGFAIGPLIGVALLALFGIRGIGLMVVPGAAIAIWLLLEMRQIAVKGTGSRHGRTGLPAIPWGLLAAVIIVMMARSWTMSSLQAFIPTWYDDLGYSKAFYGFLATTITLASAAGTLGSGSLADRHGRRALIIGSLIATIPAILLFTQFTGGIAFLTGALVGILAASTAPLLLVMAQQLMQGRAGVASGLILGLGFVTGAIGVPITGAIADAFSIQTAMRAQSLVILLAIPIALLLPSELRMRQIQERGSDRP, via the coding sequence TTGAGCGTCGCACCATCGACCACCGCGCCAACAACCAGCGTCCTCCGTAATCGCCCGCTGATCACGCTCTTCCTCGGCCACATGACGATCGATCTCTACGCCGGCCTGTTGCCGGTGCTGTTCCCCGTCCTCTCGCGCAAGTACGGTCTCGACCTGGCGACGGTCGGGCTGGTCGCGCTGGCCTACAGCGGCGTCGGCTCGGTCTCGCAGCCGCTCTTCGGCTGGCTGGCCGACCGCTACGGCACCCGGCTGACCGGTGTGGCGCTGGTCTGGACGGCGGTGATGTTCTCGGCAATCGCCGCCGCGTCGTCGTTCTGGATGATCGTCGCGCTGGCGGGCGCGGCCGGCCTCGGCTCGGGCGCCTTCCATCCGTTCGGCGCGCTCAACGCTAACGCCGTCATCGACGATCGCCGCCGCAACAGCGCAATGTCCGTCTACGCATCCGGTGGGACGATCGGTTTCGCCATCGGGCCACTGATTGGCGTTGCCCTGCTGGCGCTGTTTGGCATCCGCGGTATCGGGCTGATGGTCGTGCCAGGCGCGGCGATCGCGATCTGGCTGTTGCTGGAGATGCGGCAGATCGCCGTCAAGGGAACCGGGTCGCGGCACGGCCGGACTGGCCTTCCTGCCATCCCCTGGGGACTATTGGCGGCCGTCATCATCGTGATGATGGCGCGCTCGTGGACGATGAGCAGCCTGCAGGCGTTCATCCCGACCTGGTACGACGATCTGGGTTACTCGAAGGCGTTCTACGGCTTCCTGGCCACGACGATTACGCTGGCCAGCGCGGCCGGCACGCTCGGCTCCGGCTCGCTGGCCGACCGCCACGGCCGGCGGGCGCTGATCATCGGCTCGCTGATCGCGACGATCCCGGCGATCCTGCTCTTCACCCAGTTCACCGGCGGGATCGCGTTTCTGACCGGCGCGCTAGTCGGAATTCTGGCGGCATCGACCGCTCCGCTGCTGTTGGTAATGGCCCAGCAGTTGATGCAGGGTCGCGCCGGTGTCGCCTCCGGACTGATTCTCGGCCTCGGCTTCGTCACTGGCGCGATCGGCGTCCCGATCACCGGCGCGATTGCCGACGCCTTCAGCATCCAGACCGCCATGCGCGCGCAGTCGCTCGTCATCCTGCTGGCGATTCCGATCGCGCTACTCCTGCCAAGCGAGCTGCGAATGCGCCAGATCCAGGAGCGCGGCAGCGACCGGCCCTAG
- a CDS encoding DJ-1/PfpI family protein, whose protein sequence is MIRNVGILIFPDVELLDFTGPYEAFTAANYGGAGEKVFEVFTVAEQLDEVRVRAGLRVMPDYTLDDAPKIDVLVVPGGQGTRREVNNPRLVGWIADVAEQAELATSVCTGAFLLAEAGVLAEHSVATTHWASIDRLRDTYPSLDVRHDVRFVDDGTVVSSAGVSAGIDMSLHVIERLCGHDVAAGSARLMEYDYWKPA, encoded by the coding sequence ATGATTCGAAACGTCGGTATCCTCATCTTTCCTGACGTGGAGCTGCTGGACTTCACCGGCCCTTACGAGGCGTTCACTGCCGCGAACTACGGTGGCGCCGGCGAGAAGGTGTTTGAGGTGTTCACGGTCGCCGAGCAGTTGGACGAGGTGCGGGTTCGCGCTGGCCTGCGGGTGATGCCGGATTACACCCTTGACGATGCGCCGAAGATCGACGTTCTGGTCGTTCCCGGCGGGCAGGGCACGCGGCGCGAGGTGAACAATCCGCGACTGGTTGGCTGGATCGCCGACGTGGCAGAGCAGGCCGAGTTGGCCACGTCGGTGTGCACCGGCGCGTTCCTGCTGGCGGAAGCCGGTGTGCTGGCCGAACACAGCGTCGCGACGACCCACTGGGCCAGCATCGATCGGCTGCGCGATACCTACCCCAGCCTCGATGTGCGCCACGACGTCCGGTTCGTCGACGACGGAACGGTCGTCTCATCGGCCGGTGTCTCGGCCGGCATCGACATGTCGCTGCACGTCATCGAGCGCCTCTGCGGCCACGACGTCGCCGCCGGTTCTGCCCGGCTGATGGAGTACGACTACTGGAAGCCGGCCTGA